The stretch of DNA GGGTGAGCGGGTGACTTCGAAGCGCCGGCCCTGCGCCGAAAATTCCAGGTTCACCGCAGGTTCCTGCGAGGGCTCGGCATGGTCGCTCCGGAGGCGTTTGCCATCCTGCCGCGCCCCGGGCACCGAGCCGTACAGGGCGAAGCAGATGGCGTCCAGGACGCTGGTCTTGCCTGCACCAGTAGGCCCGTTCAGGAGGAACAGTCCGTGCCCGCTGAGCCGGTCAAAATCAACGTCCTCGGTCCCGGCGAAGGGGCCGAAGCCGGAGATGCGGAGATGGTGGATCCTCACAGTGCCGCCTCCTGGAGCCGGACGTTCTCCAGTGCGGCCGCGAGCGCTGCCCTCTCGGCGTCGTCCGGTGTGCGGCCACGGACGTGTTCGAGGAACCCGCAGCACACTGCGAGGTCGTCCGGGGCTTCGGCGAGCCTGCTGCTGTAGCTGGTGGACACCGCAGGCGCCCCGCCTTGGGGGTCGAAGCCCAGCACCAGGGTGTCGGGGAACCGTGCGCGGAGCCGCTCCATGGCGCGAGCGGGCCGCTGGTCATCTGTCAGCGTGACCTGGCAGTAGGCGTTTTCGGCCCACGCATGCTCCGGTGACTCCAGCAGTTCCGCCAAGGGACCCCGCAGGAGCGCCAGGCGGCGCGGCGCGTCCCACAGCACTTCCTCCACGGCCGTAACGCCGTCCGGTCCGAGGTCCACCAGCCACGCACCCTTGCTGTGGTTGGCTTCGGAGAAGGAATAGGCCAGCGGTGAGCCTGAGTACCGGACCTGCGGCGAGAGGGACTGGCGTCCGTGCAGGTGGCCCAGCGCCGTGTAGCCAAAGCCGTCGAACAGGTCCAGCGGGACTGCCCCAACGCCGCCGATGCTGAGTTCCCGTTCACTGTCCGAGCTGATGCCGCCGCTGGCGAACGTGTGGGCCAGGACCACGGAATGGACCGGAGCGGAGCCGGCGCGCCGCGCGATGTCCTCCCGGATCAGGGTGGTGGCGGCGC from Pseudarthrobacter chlorophenolicus A6 encodes:
- a CDS encoding exonuclease SbcCD subunit D; the protein is MRLLHTSDWHLGRSFHGVGMLEAQRAFVNQLVAAVSEHGVDVVLIAGDVYDRALPGVDVVRLLDEALVGITDAGAKVVLTSGNHDSAIRLGFAARLLERGGVHLRTRVEDLDKPLLLPLGPDAAGRDALAAIYGIPWLEPRLVAEQLGVEAASHFDVTRAATTLIREDIARRAGSAPVHSVVLAHTFASGGISSDSERELSIGGVGAVPLDLFDGFGYTALGHLHGRQSLSPQVRYSGSPLAYSFSEANHSKGAWLVDLGPDGVTAVEEVLWDAPRRLALLRGPLAELLESPEHAWAENAYCQVTLTDDQRPARAMERLRARFPDTLVLGFDPQGGAPAVSTSYSSRLAEAPDDLAVCCGFLEHVRGRTPDDAERAALAAALENVRLQEAAL